One Mycoplasmopsis caviae DNA segment encodes these proteins:
- a CDS encoding IS1634 family transposase, which produces MLGTFKDVLSDDSIDGEYDIRDENKIHNKYQNELEVLNYGNLILNNVYRKLDLDKYFEKSKNMKRIKYDLNNIVQNLVAMRFLKPCSKSKTFNIFDEYTIKNDDTLKSIYRSLEILCDERLDIIEHINKKLAKLFDRNLKETFYDVTTVYFESIEKNDLLDYGFSKDAKINNVQVVLGMMIDAYGIPIAYKLFAGNTSDFKTFVPFIKEVKEKLGIENITVIADRGLNSGPNLLELKKDGFEFIMSHKIKGNKNLVPGIIDLATYEQAVMVFM; this is translated from the coding sequence ATGCTTGGGACATTTAAAGATGTTTTATCTGACGATAGCATTGACGGTGAATATGATATTAGAGATGAAAACAAGATACACAATAAATATCAGAATGAATTAGAAGTTTTAAATTATGGCAATTTAATACTAAACAATGTTTACCGAAAGTTAGACCTAGATAAATATTTTGAGAAATCAAAGAATATGAAGAGAATCAAATACGATTTGAACAATATTGTCCAAAATTTAGTCGCAATGAGATTTTTAAAACCTTGTTCAAAAAGTAAAACATTTAATATTTTTGATGAGTATACAATAAAGAATGATGACACCCTTAAATCAATCTACAGAAGCCTTGAAATTTTGTGTGATGAAAGGCTAGATATCATTGAACATATCAACAAAAAATTAGCCAAACTATTTGATAGAAACCTAAAAGAAACATTTTACGATGTTACAACTGTTTACTTTGAAAGTATAGAAAAAAACGATTTGTTAGATTACGGGTTTTCTAAGGATGCAAAAATTAATAATGTACAGGTTGTTCTTGGGATGATGATTGATGCTTATGGAATTCCAATTGCCTACAAATTGTTTGCCGGAAATACAAGTGATTTTAAAACTTTTGTCCCTTTTATAAAGGAAGTTAAGGAAAAATTAGGTATTGAAAATATTACTGTTATTGCAGACAGAGGATTAAACTCTGGTCCTAATCTTTTAGAACTTAAAAAAGATGGTTTTGAGTTCATAATGTCTCACAAAATTAAAGGAAATAAGAACCTTGTTCCTGGCATTATAGACCTTGCTACATATGAGCAAGCGGTGATGGTTTTTATGTAA